Proteins encoded within one genomic window of Psilocybe cubensis strain MGC-MH-2018 chromosome 2, whole genome shotgun sequence:
- a CDS encoding Peroxisome biosynthesis protein PAS1: MPKRARIHFVSLRSSLVNLPISIYGPLVERSIRPQHLAVHLTLLPDASSKPPRDHTEIYVGWTGMASASSLAHFNAAQSGDGSFETIEIDPQYAQDVGLVQGDLVEIGLLHDLPHAKSVATEPLTSDDWEIIEIHASHVESTLLSQVRVVKIGQEIDVWVLGRTRVRLRVTGLDPIKGNALLLTTNTEVSIAPKLHKKKNDDIVKSFHQPNGIVGSKPVKNEDSRSSTTPLDTVFELRVLPIRLVHNVMLPEPSVPELLALVSPKVLNQLNSACELNKFYQGSFTRVNTPPDPTFSSSPSALPEPVARVLNPGTHEEPGLGNETASDAGDIFIGASEQVPNGHIVFPVLPEGLKEWSLIRASLSVERKAIQPKEPYRRQTNYSPSDSYKFLAGVDTILDRCLKYCTREMLVHSLSTSVCGISGLLVTGRSGAGKTSIVRSVAKSIQEDSRTLAYIHYVDASKLSEQPIPSIRAQLNFWYDTCAWHRPSILVLDNLDKLLGAEVEHADSFRSRHITEMFLNIFSSTSRTSSLDCRGIILLATSDSTASLHPFINSSHIFKEVVHVTPPSKDARRDILSRLVHDRLQMATDIHQDPDMNINYTELSTQTEGFSATDLKDLVARAIHQVAMRAATQPTSTLTLTQADFAKAQVDFVPLSLKDVKLERSDVAWSDIGGLYETRRMLRETLEWPTKYGPIFKQSPLRLRSGLLLYGFPGCGKTLLASAVAKECGLNFISVKGPEILNKYIGASEKSVRDLFERASAAKPCVLFFDEFDSIAPKRGHDSTGVTDRVVNQMLTQMDGAEGLDGVYVLAATSRPDLIDSALLRPGRLDKSLLCNIPDHEERKDILKAVAKKLTLSAAVDLDEIAARTEGFSGADLQALLYNAHLDVIHASIASVPVETLNAGRTEETPIQYVTLGGSAEKPVLSKAEEMAMQRRASTIELDSKSKAYCLLCLVTTNLVKFVVKWDLGQTGQACR, translated from the exons ATGCCCAAGAGGGCTCGAATCCACTTCGTTTCTCTTCGATCATCCTTGGTTAACTTACCCATATCCATTTATGGACCATTGGTAGAGCGGAGCATT AGACCTCAACATTTGGCAGTACATCTTACTCTCCTGCCCGATGCATCCTCGAAGCCACCCCGAGACCACACCGAAATCTACGTTGGATGGACAGGAATGGCCTCGGCGTCTTCTCTTGCTCATTTTAACGCCGCACAGTCAGGAGATGGTAGTTTTGAAACCATCGAGATCGACCCACAATACGCGCAAGACGTAGGGCTAGTACAGGGTGATCTG GTTGAGATCGGGTTACTTCATGACCTTCCCCACGCAAAATCTGTAGCAACGGAACCCTTGACGTCAGATGATTGGGAAATTATT GAAATACACGCATCACATGTTGAATCGACCCTCCTTTCACAAGTCAGAGTTGTAAAAATTGGGCAAGAAATTGACGTGTGGGTGTTAGGAAGGACTCGGGTCAGATTACGTGTCA CTGGTCTTGATCCAATTAAAGGAAATGCGCTACTTTTAACAACGAACACAGAAGTCAGCATTGCCCCAAAGTtgcacaaaaagaaaaacgatGATATTGTAAAGTCGTTTCATCAACCAAATGGTATCGTTGGCTCAAaacctgtcaaaaatgaagATTCGAGGTCATCTACCACCCCCCTTGACACGGTTTTTGAGCTGCGCGTGCTTCCAATTCGATTGGTGCATAATGTGATGCTTCCCGAACCTTCAGTCCCGGAATTGCTCGCGCTCGTCTCTCCGAAAGTATTAAATCAGTTAAATTCAGCATGTGAATTGAACAAATTTTATCAAGGCTCGTTCACCAGGGTGAACACACCACCCGACCctactttttcttcttctccatctGCCCTACCAGAACCTGTTGCTCGAGTTCTCAATCCTGGTACTCACGAAGAGCCTGGTTTGGGAAATGAAACAGCGTCTGATGCTGGGGATATTTTCATCGGTGCATCTGAGCAGGTCCCCAATGGACACATCGTATTTCCTGTGCTACCTGAGGGTCTAAAGGAATGGAGTCTGATCAG GGCATCCCTTTCAGTAGAGAGGAAAGCAATTCAACCCAAGGAACCTTACCGACGCCAAACCAACTATTCGCCAAG TGATTCTTACAAATTTCTTGCAGGTGTCGACACAATCTTGGATCGATGTCTAAAATATTGTACTCGAGAAATGCTTGTGCACTCCCTCAGCACTTCTGTTTGTGGTA TCTCTGGACTTCTTGTAACTGGGAGGTCTGGTGCCGGAAAGACTTCAATAGTTCGTTCTGTGGCAAAAAGCATCCAAGAAGACTCTAGAACATTGGCAT ACATTCACTATGTTGATGCTTCGAAGTTGTCAGAACAGCCCATCCCCTCGATAAGGGCACAGCTCAACTTTTGGTATGATACATGTGCCTGGCACCGACCAAGCATTCTCGTATTAGACAATCTGGACAAATTATTGGGTGCCGAAGTTGAA CACGCAGATTCATTTCGTTCCCGTCACATAACAGAGATGTTCTTGAACATCTTCTCTTCGACCTCTCGTACATCTTCCCTTGATTGCCGAGGTATCATTCTACTAGCTACATCAGATTCCACTGCATCACTCCACCCATTTATCAATAGTTCCCATATCTTCAAGGAAGTAGTCCATGTCACTCCACCCAGTAAAGATGCTCGCAGAGAT ATACTGTCCAGATTGGTACACGATCGGTTACAAATGGCCACAGACATACACCAAGATCCCGATATGAATATTAACTACACTGAGTTATCGACACAAACAGAGGGGTTTTCGGCAACAGACCTGAAAGATTTGGTCGCTCGTGCCATCCACCAAGTTGCCATGAGGGCAGCTACTCAGCCTACATCAACG TTAACTTTGACACAGGCCGACTTCGCGAAGGCTCAAGTTGATTTCGTTCCTCTTTCATTAAAAGACGTCAAGTTAGAAAGGTCGGACGTGGCTTGGTCAGACATCGGAG GGCTGTACGAAACTCGACGCATGCTTAGGGAAACATTAGAATGGCCGACGAAATATGGACCCATCTTTAAGCAGTCTCCTCTGAGGTTACGATCCGG ACTACTGCTTTACGGTTTCCCTGGATGTGGAAAGACTTTACTTGCTTCAGCAGTGGCCAAGGAATGTGGGTTGAACTTTATAAGCGTTAAAGGCCCAGAAATTctcaataaatatattgGGGCGAGCGAAAAATCG GTTAGAGATCTGTTTGAAAGAGCAAGTGCCGCAAAACCGTGTGTGCTCTTCTTTGATGAATTTGATTCGATTGCCCCAAAAAG AGGTCACGATAGTACCGGAGTGACTGATAGGGTCGTCAATCAAATGCTTACTCAGATGGACGGGGCAGAGGGCTTAGATGGCGTTTATGTTTTGGCTGCGACGAG TCGACCGGACCTCATCGATTCTGCCCTTCTTCGCCCGGGTCGTCTCGATAAATCACTCCTTTGTAATATTCCCGATcacgaagaaagaaaagac ATACTCAAAGCCGTCGCGAAAAAGTTGACTCTTTCAGCTGCTGTTGATCTTGATGAAATTGCTGCACGGACGGAGGGATTCTCAGGGGCAGATTTACAGGCATTGCTGTACAATGCACATCTTGATGTAATTCATGCATCAATAGCGAGCGTGCCGGTTGAAACTTTGAATGCTGGACGCACAGAAGAAACACCAATCCAATATGTTACCCTAGGTGGTTCTGCAGAAAAACCTGTTCTCAGCAAGGCAGAAGAGATGGCGATGCAAAGACGGGCAAGTACTATAGAATTAGATTCCAAGTCCAAAGCTTACTGTCTTCTGTGCTTAGTTACGACAAATCTTGTCAAATTCGTGGTCAAGTGGGACCTTGGTCAAACAGGCCAAGCCTGTCGTTAG